The following proteins are co-located in the Microbacterium immunditiarum genome:
- a CDS encoding DUF262 domain-containing protein, which translates to MVNATNVDATAVNTIGWLSAGDWRIVVPVYQRQYRWDIGGCEQLLSDIRAVADFDDRHMHFIGSILSSISSHDGSRDLVLIDGQQRITTLMLLVAALHHTVRDDDPELAAQLERVIVRLDSGETKLRPHPAWADVFESVVLDQRAPADATRESRFDDNYAFFRSQISADEAPRIWRGLQKLEHVAITLGAGANAQQIFESLNSTGEPLRDHELIHNYVLMGLTHAEQREIESEYWLPIERNTGEAIAAFWRQYLVMKTGREVVVTGGRGVYDTFRQVFPRLDLDSLRGHAAQWREYSEVYRVLLDPEQATDATVARQLAYLTTFGSGMYPLVMRAYREHLHGEITTAELIRTLEHVQSLLMRRAIVGVSNDRLVARLCRARENGAHALLAAISRITPSDERVRAALKYAELPHPAYVLARLSGVDGTDGLEVAHVFPLAPSDNWSGDGEREWADHTEDEQNSHRALAQTIGNLALLEEDLAVRAFDLSFRAKKGVFARSAVATTTELAEIDAWNTAAITARSARLAERFVEVWERPAVGLIDDDGLTPILDAVRRRGWPRGWQREWDYVEYRGEHWEVHDVKYLFNRVFKRLWADSRDAVVSYCARRGGPVYGAQSWNGQWDRLDDDHYLYMGWDSSYMLTAVQGVLEEAGIAPEVFVKYSYIGNAM; encoded by the coding sequence ATGGTCAATGCCACGAATGTCGACGCGACCGCGGTGAACACCATCGGATGGCTGTCGGCGGGCGACTGGCGCATCGTCGTGCCGGTATATCAGCGCCAGTACCGATGGGACATCGGCGGCTGCGAGCAGCTGCTGTCCGACATCCGCGCCGTCGCCGACTTCGACGACCGGCACATGCACTTCATCGGCTCGATCCTGTCGTCGATCAGCTCCCACGACGGATCCCGCGACCTCGTCCTCATCGACGGGCAGCAGCGCATCACAACGCTCATGCTCCTCGTCGCCGCGCTCCACCACACCGTGCGCGACGACGACCCCGAGCTGGCAGCCCAGCTCGAGCGGGTCATCGTCCGGCTCGACTCGGGCGAGACGAAGCTGCGGCCGCATCCGGCGTGGGCCGACGTCTTCGAGAGCGTCGTCCTCGACCAGCGGGCTCCCGCCGACGCGACCCGCGAGTCCCGCTTCGACGACAACTACGCCTTCTTCCGCAGCCAGATCAGCGCCGACGAGGCTCCCAGGATCTGGCGCGGCCTGCAGAAGCTCGAGCATGTCGCGATCACGCTCGGCGCGGGCGCGAACGCGCAGCAGATCTTCGAGAGCCTCAACTCGACGGGCGAGCCGCTGCGCGACCACGAGCTGATCCACAACTACGTGCTCATGGGTCTCACGCACGCCGAGCAGCGCGAGATCGAGAGCGAGTACTGGCTTCCGATCGAACGCAACACGGGCGAGGCGATCGCCGCGTTCTGGCGGCAGTACCTCGTCATGAAGACCGGCCGCGAGGTGGTCGTGACGGGCGGTCGCGGGGTCTACGACACCTTCCGGCAGGTCTTCCCGCGGCTCGATCTCGACAGTCTGCGCGGGCACGCGGCCCAGTGGCGCGAGTACTCCGAGGTGTATCGGGTGCTCCTCGATCCGGAACAGGCGACGGATGCCACGGTCGCCCGCCAGCTCGCATACCTCACCACCTTCGGCAGCGGCATGTATCCGCTCGTCATGCGCGCGTACCGCGAGCACCTCCACGGCGAGATCACCACCGCCGAGCTCATCCGGACCCTCGAGCACGTGCAGTCGCTCCTGATGCGCCGTGCCATCGTCGGCGTGAGCAACGATCGGCTCGTCGCGCGACTCTGTCGCGCCCGCGAGAACGGCGCCCACGCGCTGCTCGCGGCGATCTCGCGCATCACGCCCTCCGACGAGCGCGTACGCGCGGCGCTCAAGTACGCCGAACTCCCCCACCCCGCCTACGTGCTCGCCCGCCTGTCGGGTGTCGACGGCACCGACGGGCTCGAGGTCGCACACGTGTTCCCCCTCGCACCGTCCGACAACTGGAGCGGCGACGGCGAGCGCGAGTGGGCGGACCACACCGAGGACGAGCAGAACAGCCATCGCGCGCTCGCGCAGACGATCGGCAACCTCGCCCTCCTCGAGGAAGACCTCGCCGTCCGCGCGTTCGACCTGTCGTTCCGCGCGAAGAAGGGCGTGTTCGCGCGCAGCGCGGTGGCGACGACCACCGAGCTCGCCGAGATCGACGCGTGGAACACGGCGGCCATCACGGCACGATCGGCACGCCTGGCCGAGCGCTTCGTCGAGGTGTGGGAGCGGCCCGCGGTCGGGCTCATCGACGACGACGGCCTCACCCCGATCCTCGACGCCGTGCGGCGGCGCGGCTGGCCGCGCGGCTGGCAGCGCGAGTGGGACTACGTCGAGTACCGCGGCGAGCACTGGGAGGTGCACGACGTCAAGTACCTCTTCAACCGCGTCTTCAAACGCCTGTGGGCCGACTCGCGCGACGCCGTCGTCTCGTACTGTGCACGCCGTGGCGGTCCGGTGTACGGGGCGCAGTCGTGGAACGGCCAGTGGGATCGCCTCGACGACGACCACTACCTCTACATGGGCTGGGACTCCAGCTACATGCTCACCGCGGTGCAGGGCGTGCTCGAAGAGGCCGGCATCGCGCCCGAGGTCTTCGTCAAGTACTCGTATATCGGCAACGCGATGTGA
- a CDS encoding DMT family transporter — MLVGDVGLESVGDTLLGVFRNPGLLIGIPLALLGAIFMSFGAQYQHRGVLKVERLSGSAATQGLNSKQLLRLLSRPSWVIGTVMLGVAIVCQLAALSFAPLIVVQPLGAIALVITTLLNARISGHRPTRRSLMAIGACTGGIFIFVTIAALFATEERVTNGQVITILLLLLGVVVAFTALWIWLRHRMRALFYIVGAGVLYGFVATLAKVVISRIQTGDFEWLTVTSLVALIAAAAMGAYFVQTAYSSGPPDLVIAGLTVIDPIVAILIGLIVLNEAAHAPLWAYFGFGVAGALAVWGVFQLSRYHPQVLSDSQELPIQRGSSGSLDSPHPTTGSVRVTEAVAKVWPEPPVRDPEDAE, encoded by the coding sequence GTGCTCGTGGGCGACGTCGGACTCGAGAGCGTGGGCGACACGCTCCTCGGCGTGTTCCGCAACCCCGGGCTCCTGATCGGCATCCCGCTCGCGCTGCTCGGTGCGATCTTCATGTCGTTCGGCGCGCAGTATCAGCACCGCGGCGTGCTCAAGGTCGAGCGCTTGAGCGGTTCGGCCGCGACGCAGGGGCTCAACTCGAAGCAGCTCCTCCGCCTGCTGTCGCGTCCGTCGTGGGTGATCGGCACGGTCATGCTCGGCGTTGCGATCGTGTGCCAGCTCGCCGCTCTCTCGTTCGCGCCGCTGATCGTCGTGCAGCCGCTCGGCGCGATCGCGCTCGTGATCACGACGCTGCTCAACGCGCGCATCAGCGGTCACCGGCCCACGAGACGCTCGCTCATGGCGATCGGCGCGTGCACCGGCGGCATCTTCATCTTCGTCACGATCGCGGCTCTGTTCGCGACGGAGGAGCGCGTGACCAACGGGCAGGTGATCACGATCCTGCTACTCCTGCTCGGCGTCGTGGTCGCCTTCACCGCTCTGTGGATCTGGCTGCGGCACCGGATGCGCGCGCTGTTCTACATCGTCGGCGCAGGCGTGCTCTACGGATTCGTCGCGACGCTCGCGAAGGTGGTCATCAGCCGCATCCAGACCGGCGACTTCGAGTGGCTCACCGTCACGTCGCTCGTGGCGTTGATCGCGGCGGCCGCGATGGGGGCCTACTTCGTTCAGACCGCGTACTCGTCGGGACCACCCGATCTCGTCATCGCGGGGCTCACGGTCATAGACCCGATCGTCGCGATCCTCATCGGCCTGATCGTGCTCAACGAGGCGGCCCACGCGCCGCTCTGGGCGTACTTCGGCTTCGGCGTCGCCGGAGCCCTCGCGGTGTGGGGCGTCTTCCAGCTCTCGCGCTACCACCCGCAAGTCCTCAGCGACAGCCAGGAGCTGCCGATCCAGCGCGGAAGCTCCGGTTCTCTCGACTCCCCGCACCCCACGACGGGCTCGGTGCGCGTGACGGAGGCGGTCGCGAAGGTGTGGCCGGAACCGCCCGTTCGAGATCCCGAAGACGCGGAGTAG
- the def gene encoding peptide deformylase, whose product MAVLPIRILGDPVLHAPAAPVEEITDEIRTLVADMFETMDAAPGVGLAAPQVGVGLRIYTYSYPDDEGDAWRGVVINPELWMHPLEPGQPDPDDESEGCLSFPGERFPLRRSDRVLVTGIDVDGEPVRIEVDGWRARIMQHEFDHLDGILYVDRLSDSDWKTTQKVARKRGWGRPGQSWMPGVDDLEA is encoded by the coding sequence GTGGCCGTTCTCCCGATTCGCATCTTGGGCGATCCTGTTCTGCACGCGCCCGCGGCGCCCGTCGAAGAGATCACCGACGAGATCCGCACGCTGGTCGCCGACATGTTCGAGACGATGGACGCGGCGCCGGGCGTCGGCCTCGCCGCCCCGCAGGTGGGCGTGGGGCTCCGCATCTACACGTACTCGTATCCCGACGACGAGGGTGACGCGTGGCGCGGCGTCGTCATCAACCCCGAGTTGTGGATGCATCCGCTCGAGCCCGGGCAGCCCGATCCCGACGACGAGTCGGAGGGATGCCTGTCGTTCCCCGGCGAGCGGTTCCCGCTGCGGCGCTCCGACCGAGTCCTCGTGACCGGCATCGACGTCGACGGCGAGCCTGTCCGCATCGAGGTCGACGGCTGGCGGGCGCGCATCATGCAGCATGAGTTCGACCACCTCGACGGCATCCTCTACGTCGACCGCTTGAGCGACAGTGACTGGAAGACCACGCAGAAGGTCGCGCGCAAGCGCGGGTGGGGTCGTCCTGGTCAGTCGTGGATGCCGGGCGTCGACGACCTCGAGGCGTGA
- a CDS encoding GyrI-like domain-containing protein → MKSDPKKELPSYRSRAGVFDLVEVPPLRYLMIDGAGDPNTSTEYRDALATLYPVAYRLKFLSKRELGRDYVVPPLEALWDAADKAAFTSARDKSQWTWTAMILVPDGVGDELVSRAKQQAAQAPLLDRLRVGTLAEGLCVQTLHIGSYDDEGPVLERMHDEFIPSRGLRMTGIHHEIYLSDARRVEPSKLRTILRQPVVPA, encoded by the coding sequence GTGAAGTCCGATCCGAAGAAGGAGCTGCCGTCGTACCGTTCGCGCGCGGGCGTGTTCGACCTCGTCGAGGTTCCGCCGCTGCGTTACCTCATGATCGACGGCGCGGGCGATCCGAACACGTCGACCGAGTATCGCGACGCGCTGGCGACCCTCTACCCGGTGGCGTACAGGCTGAAGTTCCTGAGCAAGCGCGAGCTCGGCCGCGACTACGTCGTCCCGCCCCTCGAAGCGCTGTGGGACGCGGCCGACAAGGCGGCATTCACGTCCGCGCGCGACAAGTCGCAGTGGACCTGGACGGCGATGATCCTCGTCCCCGACGGCGTCGGCGACGAGCTCGTGTCACGCGCGAAGCAGCAGGCAGCCCAGGCCCCGCTGCTCGACCGGCTGCGGGTCGGGACGCTTGCCGAGGGGCTCTGCGTGCAGACGCTGCACATCGGGTCCTACGACGACGAGGGACCGGTTCTCGAGCGGATGCACGACGAGTTCATCCCGTCGCGCGGACTGCGGATGACGGGCATCCACCACGAGATCTACCTCAGCGACGCGCGCCGCGTGGAGCCGTCGAAGCTGCGCACGATCCTGCGGCAGCCGGTCGTGCCGGCGTGA
- a CDS encoding tyrosine-type recombinase/integrase encodes MTNDALLSQFELWMLSTDRLDGTIQLRMRHARELARTVHLRTVSAEQLEAELARRRTLAPETRKSILASWHLLFRWAHRRGIRRDDPTADLPSIRVRQRVPRVAPDDDIEAALLTASTRDRALVMLARYGCLRLTELTTLHTSAREGDRLRIRGKGDKERIVYANEPLLFALHALEREQGPGYYFPGRAGEHMHPMSVNKIITRVTGWNPHSLRHAGATAAYNATGDLRGVQEMLGHASLATTQRYLHLDDDARRRIAEATVIRARVWIAA; translated from the coding sequence ATGACCAACGACGCTCTACTCTCACAGTTCGAACTCTGGATGCTCTCAACCGACCGCCTCGACGGCACGATTCAGCTGCGGATGCGGCACGCGCGCGAGCTGGCCCGCACGGTCCACCTGCGCACGGTGAGCGCCGAGCAGCTCGAGGCAGAGCTCGCCCGCCGCCGTACCCTCGCGCCCGAGACGCGGAAGTCGATCCTCGCGTCGTGGCACCTGCTGTTCAGGTGGGCTCACCGGCGAGGCATCCGCAGGGACGACCCGACCGCCGACCTACCCTCGATCCGAGTCCGCCAGCGCGTGCCGCGGGTGGCGCCCGACGACGACATCGAGGCCGCATTGCTCACGGCCTCGACGCGCGACCGCGCGCTCGTCATGCTCGCCCGGTACGGGTGCCTCCGGCTGACCGAGCTCACGACGCTGCACACGAGCGCTCGCGAGGGTGACCGGTTGCGGATCAGAGGCAAGGGCGACAAGGAACGCATCGTGTACGCGAACGAGCCGTTGCTGTTCGCGCTGCATGCGCTCGAGCGGGAGCAGGGGCCGGGCTATTACTTCCCCGGCCGAGCCGGTGAGCATATGCACCCGATGAGCGTCAACAAGATCATCACGCGCGTCACAGGGTGGAATCCGCACAGTCTGCGGCATGCGGGCGCGACGGCCGCGTACAACGCGACCGGCGACCTCCGAGGCGTTCAGGAGATGCTCGGGCACGCCTCGCTCGCGACGACACAGCGGTATCTGCACCTGGACGACGACGCGCGGCGACGGATCGCCGAGGCGACGGTGATCCGTGCGCGCGTGTGGATCGCGGCCTAG
- a CDS encoding M23 family metallopeptidase gives MTRYPHGGTTAPIVASPYGPRRGGAFSFHYGTDFVGYDELKSVLPGTVTHAGWLNSAAGNAIVVDSRDPLSGRTVTVCRFHVGAIAVRKGQTVLEGQTLGRMGFTGNATGPCDHVEIRYWAGGAYTTENPTEWFAARVRPPSSAGGGAQPVVPTPKPPEQEDDPMARIFTKPKDGSTVYELKDGRKRGITNVEWTVIKAAYAAAGEKVPYARNVVTAADLARIPDA, from the coding sequence ATGACTCGGTATCCTCACGGCGGCACCACCGCTCCCATCGTCGCCTCGCCCTACGGGCCACGGCGAGGCGGCGCGTTCTCGTTCCACTACGGCACCGATTTCGTCGGATACGACGAGCTCAAGTCCGTTCTGCCCGGCACCGTGACGCATGCCGGCTGGCTGAACAGCGCGGCCGGCAACGCGATCGTCGTCGACTCGCGCGACCCGCTATCGGGCCGCACCGTCACCGTCTGCCGATTCCACGTCGGCGCGATCGCCGTGCGCAAAGGTCAGACGGTGCTCGAGGGCCAGACACTCGGCCGGATGGGCTTCACCGGCAACGCGACCGGCCCCTGTGATCACGTCGAAATCCGCTACTGGGCGGGCGGCGCATACACGACCGAGAACCCGACCGAATGGTTCGCGGCGCGCGTCCGACCACCGTCGTCTGCCGGCGGCGGCGCCCAGCCGGTAGTGCCCACGCCCAAGCCACCAGAACAGGAGGACGACCCCATGGCTCGCATCTTCACCAAGCCCAAGGACGGCAGTACCGTCTACGAGCTCAAGGACGGCCGCAAGCGCGGCATCACCAATGTCGAGTGGACCGTGATCAAAGCGGCATATGCCGCGGCCGGTGAGAAGGTGCCTTACGCGCGCAACGTCGTGACCGCGGCCGACCTGGCGCGCATCCCCGACGCATGA